The DNA window GACGAAAGCGACGAGCTGTTGCTGACGCACGGCTCCGGCCCGGAGATCAAGATGACGGGCACGGAAGTGACCATCACGTGCGGCGCCTGCGAAGTGAAGATCACCAGCAAGGAGATCTCGCTGAACAATGGCCTGATCAAGGTGGGGCTGGCCGGCGTGAGCCTCGTCAACGGCGCGATGGCGTTCGGGGTGCCGCCATGATCCCCATCCTGACTACGGCCAGTACGGTGATGTGCCCCCACGGCGGCCAGGCCCTGCTCATCACCAGCAACACGGATGCGGTGATCGCCGGCGCGCCGGCCCTGCTGCAAACGGACGTGCACCCGATCGTCGGCTGCCCGTTCACGCCGGTGGCGTATTCGCCGTGCCTGACGATCCAGTGGGTCACGGGCGCCACGCAGACCAGCGTGCGCGGCGTGCCGATGCTGTTGCAGAACAGCGTGGGACTGTGCCTGAACGCCGCGCAGGCGCCGCAAGGCACGGCCATCGTGGTCCAGGTGCAGCAACAGGCGAAAGGGATATGACGATGGCACAGCACACCCTGTCGAACGGCCGGCACCTGGCCTTCCCGTTCCGTATCGGCACCGACGGACGCACGGTGGCGCCGGCCAGCGACGACACGCACGTGCGCGACGAAGTGCTGCAGCTGCTGCTGACCAGCCCCGCCGAGCGGCTGTTCCTTCCCGAGTTCGGCGGCGGCGTGCGCCGGCTGGTGTTCGAACCGGCGTCGGAAACGCTGCGCGGCGTCGTCAAGGCGCGCATCACGAATGCGCTCACGCGCTGGCTGGGCCACCGGCTCACCGTGCAACTGGTCGACGTGACGTGGGACGACGCGGGCGCCACGCTGGAAGTCACGGTGAGCTACCTGCCGGCCGGCAGCGCCGACGCGCGCATCGTGCGCTTCCAGCGCAATTCGAGGTAAGCGCCATGACCGCCATCCTCTATCCCGATTACGTCGACGACCGTGCCGACGTGCTGGAAAGCAGTGGCTTGAACGGTCTGAAGCTGGTCCTGGTGGCGCTGCCGCCCGGCGCCGATCCGCCCCATGCGGACCTGGAACTGCATTTCTTCAACGACCTGCACCTGGCGGCGATCCTGGCCGACATCGGCGGCGACCCGGTGATGGCCCGGCAAATCTTCCGGATCCGCGGCGGCACGCGCATCGTGGCCGGCAGCGCGACCGGTCAGGTGCAGGTCATCGCCGCCTCCGCCATCGATGCCACCCGGCTGGCGATACGCGTGGCGCCCGTCGGCGACTACTCCACCTATACGCTGGAACTGGTATGGGACGCCAGCGCGATCGACCCTTTCTTCAGCGCGATCGGCTTCAAGTTCCGGCCCGGCTGCTTTACGAACGACTGCGCTCCCGTGCCGGGGGGCGGCCCGTGGCGGCCAGTCCCTCGATCGATTACCTGGCCAAGGATTACGACTCGTTCCGCCACGCGCTGATGGTGGCGATGGCGGAACGGGTACCCGGCTGGGCCAGCACGAGCGAGGCGGACCATGACCAGGTGCTGATCGGCCTGTTCGCCGCGGCGGCCGACGAACTGAGCGACTTCCAGGACCGCGTGATGGCGGAAGCCTACCTGGGCACCACGCGCAAGCGCGTCTCGCTGGCGCGCCATGCCCGGCTGATGGACTATCACCTCCACGAAGGGTACCAGGCCAGCACCTGGCTTGCGCTGGACATCCTGGCCGGCCAGGCGCCCTTCACGCTGGCCAACCAGGAATTGCTGGTGTGGACCGGCAGCGAGCCGGCGCGGGAAGACGCGGTGTTCTTCGCCACGCGCCAGCGCCGCATGCCGCCCGCGCAACGCCAGCGCTTCGATCCCCTGTTGAACCGGCTGCACCTGCACACGTGGCGCAACGCGCAGCCAGCGCTGGCCGCCGGCAGTACCAGCGCGGACGTCGTACCGCAAGCCGGCCTGGGCTCGCAGGCGGACGCCGACGCGCTGCGCGACCTGGTGCGCGACGGCCTGTGGCGCGAGATGCTCGTTGCCGAGGTGCTGAACCCGTGGACCGGCAACCTGGCCGGCTACCGGCGCGGCCGGCGCCAGTTGCTGCGGCTGCTGCCGGGTACCGATGCCGCGCGCGGCGCCGCGCAATCCGTGTTCGATCCGGTCACGGGTACGTGGCTGGTGCGCGTGCACTGGCGCCCTGAAGATGCGCTGCGCTTCGATTTCAGCTTCACCACCTTCTGCCCCGGGCCGCCGCCGGCCACGGTCGAACATGTATCGGTCTTCTATGGCAACCTCGTGATGGCGCATGAAGGGCGTTTGCTGGAAGTACATTTCCAGGAGCCGGGCAGCACGCTGCCCACCGACAGCGCCACCGTGCTGCATCGCCACTATTCCCGGCTGGACCGCTTCGGCAATGGCGCGGACTGGGCGTTCGCCAGCCTGCCGGAGGAAGTAACGCTGGCCTACCTGGCGCCGCCGCCAGGGATCCGCGCGGCCGGCGAGCTGGTGGCCCGTTCCACGTTGTACGTGGAAGTCGAGCCCCCCGGTGGCGTGCGCGACCGCTGGGATGAAGTGGAAAGCCTGGTGCACAGCGACGACTCGGCGGAGAACGGCGACCACTACATGGTGGAAACGGACGAACTGCGCCGCAGCGTGCTGCGCTTCGGTAATGGCACCAACGGCCGCAGCCTGCCGTCGGGTGCCATCGTGCACGCCGACTTGCAGGTGGGCGGCGGCCATGCCGGCAATATCGGCGCGGACCAGCTGGTGAACAGCCGGGCGCTGACGGGGGCATTGACCGGCGCGGTGGCCGCCGTCACGAATCCGTTCGATGTCACGGACGGCCGCGATCCCGAGCCGGCGGAACAGGTTCGCCGCAACGCGCCGGAAGCGTTCCGCGCCCGCCAGCTGCGGGCCGTGACGCTGGCGGATTATGTGCGCCGCGCCGAGGAGGTACCCGGCGTGGCCCGGGCCGTGGCCCGTTATGCGTGGACGGGCAGCTGGCGCACGGTGCGCATCGCGATCGATCCGGCCGGCTTCGCCGTGGCGGGCGACGCCGTGTCGGACATGCTGTGGGCCGAACTGTCGCCGCGCATCGCCAGCCACCTGGAAGCGGTGCGGCTGATCGGCGAAGACCTGGAACTGCGGCCGCCTCGCTACGTGCCGCTCGAAATCCTGGTGGTGGTGTGCGTGGCCGATACCTACTGGCGCGAGGATATCCGCGATGTGCTGGAGCAGGAGTTCTCGGACACGTGGACGCCGGATGGCCGTCGCGGTTTCTTCCACCCGGACCAGTGGACCTTCGGCCAGGCCCTGCACCGCAGCGCCATCGAGGGCCGCATCGGGCGCATCGCCGGCATCCGCCATGTCGTGCGCATCACCATGAAGCGATTCTCGGCGCCGCAGCCCGGCCTGCCGGGACGGGAGGTACTCGACATGGCGTTCGACGAAGTGGTGCTGCTGGCGAACGATCCGGCCCACCTGGAGCGGGGCAGCATCCGCTTCGAGATCCAGGGCGGGAGGCAATGATGGCCTGCAATCCGCTGATCTTCGATCCCGTGCTGTTCCCTCGCCGCGCGTTCAACCGGCCCGGCCTGCCCCGCATCGACTACCGCATCGGCCGCTATCCCGATTTCCTGGCCGCGATGATCCGTGGCATCGACGCGGCACCCGAACTGGCCGCGTGGACCCATCGCGAAGCGGACGATCCGGCCATCGCGCTGCTGGAGGGCGCGGCGATCCTGGGCGATATCCTGACGTTCTACCAGGAGCACTATGCGAACGAGGCCTACCTGCGCACGGCGGCATGGCGCGACAGCGTGGCCGAACTGGTGCGCCTGACCGGCTACCGGCTGTCGCCCGCCATCCGCGGCCGTGCCACGCTGGCCTTCGAGGTGCGCGGCGACAAGCCCGTGCCGATTGCCGCGGGGTTTCCCGTCAAGGTCGAACTGGAAGACCTGCCGGTTCCCGCCGACTTCCAGACCAATGCGCCGCTGGAGGCGTGGCCCCACCTGGGCCGCTTCCACCTGTACCGGCCGCGCGCCTACGCGGCCACGCTGGCCGCCGGCACGTTTACTTTTGAAGTGTCCAGCGTTGCCGGCGCCACCGATTCCGCCAGCCTGGCGGCCTTCGAACTGAAGCCGGGCGACCGGTTGATGTTGCTGCCGGCCGAGCCACCATGGACATCGAACGGCAGCGTTCCCGCGAACCAGGCCAGCGCGCAGGTCGTGAAGGTGAAAACGGTCACGCGGCTGCTGGGCCGCCTGCTGGTCGAGGCGGAGACGCCCATTCTGCGGCAATGGACCGCGCCGGTGGCCGCCTACCGGATCAACCGCACGTTCCGCCACCTGGGCCACAACGCGCCGCCAAAAACGGTCAGCACCACGCCGGCCAGCGGCACCATTACCGGGGCGACGCAATACGACACCCGGTACCAGCGACACCTGACGTGGGAGTGCACGGATACCGGAGCATCGCTGGACCTGCCGCCCGAGCTGCTTCCCCTCGACGTGGAAGTGGCGGACCTGCATCCCGGCGGCAGCGTGGTGATCCAGACGCGGATCAGCCGGGATGACGGCACGCCGGTGGCCGTGAGCCTCCTGCGCGGCGTGACGGCGGTGGCATTCCGCACGGTCGGCTTCGGCAACGTCAACGGCCCCGGCACGCTGCTGACGCTGGACCGGCCGCTCGTCGACGAAACGACCGCGTATTCCTATACCAGCGACGTGCGCGACTTCCGGCTGCATGAAGTCACCAGCCCCGCGTTGCGCCTGCAACCGGTGGCGCATGGAAGGAATGGCGGCTTCACGCCCACCCACGATACCCTGCACCTCTACGGCACCGCGGCGCAGGCCCGCCTGCTGGCCGGCCGCCGGCTGTTCCTGGCGCATGACGATGGCCGCAGTGTCGAGCTGGCGTGTACCAGCGCGGCCAGCCAGTTCCCGACCCTGGCGGTCGACCCGCCGGCAATGTGGCCGCTGGTCTTCCACCGACTGCCCGCGCCATTCCGGCACGCCGATTTCGACGAAACGGCACCCGCCGTCACCGTGTTCGGCAACCTCGTCGACGCGTCCCAGGGCAAGGCGGAAGGCGACGTGGTCCTGGGCAACGGCGACGCCCGCCAGGGCTGGCAGACGTTCGCGATTCCCAAGGCGCCGCTGAGCTACTTCCTGTCGTCCGACGGCGTGCCGCCGTGGGCGCCGGCGCTGGAGATTTACGTCGACGGCCGGCTGTGGCGCCGCGTGGACGCCTTCTTCGGCCATGGCCCGCGAGAACAGGTCTACATCGTGCGCGAGGATGCCGAAGGGCGCAGCTTCGTGCAGTTCGGCGACGGCCTGGCCGGCGCGCGCCTGCCGTCGGGCCTGGGGAATGTCATGGCGCGCTACCGTAGCGGCGCCGGCGCGCGCGGTCCGCTCAAGCCGGACACCAAACCCACCACGGCGGAACGGCCACCCGGCTTCGACAAGGTGACGCTGGCCGGCATCGTCTCGGGCGGCGCCGATGCCGAGGATGGCGACAAGGCCCGCGAGGCGGCGCCTGGCAAGGTGCAGAGCCTGGGGCGCCTGGTCAGCATCCGCGACTACGAAACCGAGACGCTGGGCGTGCCGGGCGTGGTCACCGCGGCGGCTGCCTGGGACTTGCACGTGGGCGTGCCGGCACTGATCCTGCGCGTGCTGCTGGAAGCGGGCCGCGAAGGCGAGTTCGCGGCCGTGCGCGCCACGCTGGCCCACGCCCAGCGCTGCCGCGGCCCGGACCGTTTCCCTCTGGTCGTGCAGCAGGCGCTGCTGCGCTACGTGTTCGTCGATGTCGGCTACGCGCGCGACCCGTCCTGGCGCCAGGAAGACGTCGAAGCGGCCCTGCGCGCGGCGCTGGGCCTGGCGGGCGATCCGATGGCCGAGCGCACGGGTCTGTTCGGCTTGCGCGCGCGGCGCCTGGGCGAACGCGAATACGCCAGTCGCATCGAGGGCCGCTTGCAGAACGTGCCCGGTGTGCTGTGGTGCAAGGTGACGGCGCTCGGCCGCTTCCCGGCCAATGCGGCCAATCCGGAAGCCCTGCCGCTGTCGCCCGCGCCGCGCCCGGCCGGGCTGGTCCTGCCTTGCGGCGCACGCGAGCTGCTGCAACTGGCGCCATCGCACCTGACATTGACGGCGCTGGCCGAACCTTCGGCGGGAGAATGCGCATGAGCACCACCTCGAACCCGCCCGTTCCCCTGTATGAACGCCTGCCGGAGATCTACCGCACGCGGGACGCGGAACAGGAACCCGCCAACCAGCTGCGCGCCTACCTGGCCGCCATCGAAGGCCCGTTCGGCGCGCTGCACGCCGACATCGCGCAGCTGTACGAAGACCTCTTCATCGATACCTGCGACGACTGGGTGATCCCGTACCTGGCCGACCTTCTGGGCACTTCCCACCTGCAGGGCGACCCGCGCACGCTGCGCGCGGACGTGGCCGATACCATCGCCCTGCGCCGGCGCAAGGGCACGCTGGGTGCCATCGAGCGGCTGGCCGCCAACCTCACGGGCTGGGCCTGCCGTTGCGTGGAGCTGCGGGAAAACCTGGGCTGGTCGCAGCACCTGAACCACCAGCGTCCCGATGCGGGCGGCCTGCCGCCGTATGCCGACCCGGCCCTGACCCGTTTCCACATCCCCCGTGGCGGCACGGCGCCGTTGCGCGATCCGGCCGCGCTGTCCCTGCTGGGCACGCCATTCGACACCTTTGCCCACACGGCGGACGTGAAGGCGGCGCAAGCCGATGTCCGCCACGTCAACCTGCCGAATCTGGCCATCTTCCTGTGGCGCCTCGCCGCCTACCGCCTGCCGCCGGTCCGGCCGCTCGCCCAGCCGGTCGTCGACCTGACACCGGCGCCGCCCGGCACCGCCAGCTTCGCGCTGCGCTTCGACCTGCACCCGCTCGACCTGCCGGTACAGCTGTTCAATACGGCGCGTCCGGGGCCGGCGCTGTCGGGTGGCGTGGCGGCACCGCTGACCGCTCCCGATGCGGTACCGGGCCCGATCCTGGCGGCGCGGCTCGACAGCGGCACGCCGGCCGGCCACCCGGAAGCCTACGTTGCCGTGGATTTCTTCAACGCCGCCGGCATGCCGCCGGACGGTTTCGACCTGGCCGACGTGGGCCTGCACCTGTTCATGCCGGAAACACTGGAAGCCCTGCTGGTGCCCGTGCCGCCGGCCACCGAGTGGCGCTGGCTGGTCCGGGGTGACAACCTGTGCGCGTGGGAGACGGGCTTGCGGCGCCCGCTGCGGGGCGGCGAGATCGTCGTCGACCCGCGCATCGGCCGCGTGCTGATCGGGCTGGACACCGCCACGCAGGCCGATGAACTGATCGTGCTGGATGGCGGCCAGGCCGTGTCGCGCATGTTCGCCAGCTTTACCTATGGCGCGGCGGGGCCGGTGGGAGCGCACCCGGTGCCGCGGCGCGCCGCCCCTTCGCCTGCCTTGGCCGACCTGCGCACGGTCGGCGCCGTGCCCGGCGGAATCACGCTGCAAGCGGCGCTGGACAATCTCGACATCGCGACAGCGCCGGTGATCATCGAGATCGCGGACAGCCTGGTGCACGACATCGACCTGGCACTGGTGCCCGGCACCGCGATCGACGGCACCGTGTCGCTGCGGCTGGCGAACGACCTGACGATCCGGGCCGCCAGCGGACAGCGCCCCATCGTACGGCTGGCGCAGCCGCTGTCGCTGCGGCCGGTGGCGGCAGGGGCCGCCACGCCCGATACGCCGGCCGTGCGGCTGGAGGGACTCTTTCTGGCGCCGGGCGCCGCATTCCCGGCCGGCGCCGCGCTGGTCGATCGCGCCGCCGTGGCGCGGCTGGAAATCCTCGGCTGCACGCTGGCGCCCGGCGGGCATGCACTGCGCGATGGCACCCGGGCCGCCATGCAGCCCGCACTGCGGCTGGAAAATGGCTACGGGTTCGCCGATCAGGGCGACGAGGACGATTTCGTGCCGACGCCCGACATCGTGATCCAGCGCTCGGTCACCGGCAGCATCGCCGTGGACGAGCGCTACCGGCTCACCATCGCCGACAGCATCGTCGATGCCGGCCTGGGTTTCGGCGACGCGCCGGCCGGCGTGCTGGCGATCGGCGCGGCGACCGACCCGGCGACCGGCTGGGGAGCACGGCTCGACTTCGACGGGCTGACCTGCTTCGGCGCCGCGCGGGTGGCCGCGGTGGGCGGACTCGGCGGCATCTTCAGCCAGCGCTTCGAAGTACTCGACAACCAGCACGGCTGCATCAAGTGGACGGCATTTTCCGGCGACGCCGACCGCTTGCCGCCGCATCACTATTGCGTGCATGCGCCGGACGCGCGCATCGTCTTCACTTCCGAACGGTTCAACGATCCCGGCTACGGCCAGCTGGCGCGCGCCACGGACCGGCGGGTGCGCGAACTGGGACCGGGCGACGACGCGATGGGGGCCTTCGGCTTCCTGCTGGAGGCGCACAAATGGGCCAACCTGCAGATCAGGTTGCGTGAATTCATGCCGGTGGGCGTGCGCCCGCTGGTATTGCCGGTGACATGAATTGCCGGCGACATGAGCTGTGACATTGGTAGTAACAAGACCGGACGACATGCCCGGTCACATGCGCGGCGACACCAGCGGCGCCAGAACAGGGGATGCTATGCAAGGCGATTTCTCGGTATTGAACTTCGATCCCCACCAGCACGAGCGCGGCGTGGACGAACCGGCCGATGGCGTGCTGCGCAATCTCAGCGGCGTGCTGCACCAGCAGGGCCGCGTGATGTCCGACGCGGACCTGACGGAAGGCGAACTGCTGGAACTGGGCTGGAACGGCCAGGCCGGTCGCGACATCATCGGCGCCGGCATCTGCGCGGTGCCGGCCACGCAACCGCAAGGCTTCAGCGTGGAATCGGCTGTCGTCAGCGGCGGCAACGTGCTGGTATCCCTTTTGCCGGGCCATGCGTGGGCCGACGGCATCCTGACCCGGCTGGCCGGCGAGGCGGCCGATCCGGCGGCACCGGTGCAGCGCCTGGCCAGCTATTTCGGCCCGCCGCTGACCACGCCGCTGCCCACGCCCGCGTCGATCGACGACGGCGTGCGCGATGCGGTGATCCTGGAGGTGTCGGAAGAGTCCATCCATGGCTTCCAGTATCCGCAGCGGCTGATCGAGCCGGCGCTGGGCGGGCCGGACACGTCGGAACGCTCGTTCGTGAATTTTCGCATCCGGCTGCTGCGCCTGGCGCCCGGCGAGGATTGCCTGTCGATCCGCGGCCGGCTGGCGGACGACCCGGCATCGAAAGGCCGGCTGACGGCTTCGCTGGCCCCGGCGGTGGCCAGCGCCGGCGATTGCCCGGTGGTGGGGGGCGGCGGCTACACGGGCTTCGAGCACAACCTGTATCGCATCGAAGTGGCCGACGTACCGCCCGCCACATCGGCCCGCTTCAAGTGGAGCCAGTGGAACGGCGGCCTGGTGGGCCGCGGCAGGTTCGAGACGGGCACCAACCCCGATCGCATCATCCTCGACGCGGGCCGCGCCCCGATCGTGCATTCCGGGCTGACCGAGTTTTACCTGGAAGCGCTGGAATACGATGAACTGATCGGCGCCTGGCAGGTCGTCTATGGCACCCTTGCCACGCTGAACACGGACCACGACCTGGAGCTGGCCGCGCCAGCCACCTTCGGCACCTTGCCGGCCACCACGGAACCGGTGTTCATCCGGCTGTGGAACGGCATCGCCAACATCGCCGATTTCCCCGACGTGGCCAACCCGGCCGAGCTGCGCGACGGTATCCGGCTCGCGTTCGACGCGCCGGCGGCCGGCAATTACCGGCCCGGCGACTACTGGACATTCACGGTGCGCGCCGGCGAGATCGCCAACCCGCAGGTGCTGGTCGACGACGCGCCGCCCACGGGCATCGTCTACCACCGCGTTCCGCTGGCCGAATTGAACTGGACGGGCCCGCGCAACAACTTCCTGCCCGTCATCGAGGACTGCCGCCACCCCTTCGGCGCGCTGACGCGCAAGACCTGCTGCACCTTCCTGATCGGCGACGGCGTGCGCACCTTCGGCGACTTCAATTCGCTGGAGGTGGCCGCCATGCACCTGCCGGCGGCCGGCGGCGAATTGTGCCTGCTGCCCGGCCTGCACCGCGCCAACCTGCGCCTGGAGGGCCGCCGCGACATCACGATCCACGGCTGCTCGCGCCGCACGGCGATCCTGCCGCGCACGGAAACACGGTTCCAGCCGATCTTCCACTTCGTCGACTGCAGCGGCATCCGCGTGCATACCGTCGACCTGCTGACCCTGGACGGTATCGATATCCTCGTCGACGCCAGCCGCGATGTGCGGATCGACGCCACGCGCATGCTGGGCCGGCTGCACTGCATCCGCGCCAATGCCTCGGCCGGGCTCCACATCGACAACAACCGCCTGCACCTGCTCGACACCGCCGATGGCCTGACGACGATCTCGCTGGAAGCGGACGACAGCCTCGTCGAGCGCAACACGCTGGTGCTGCTGCCGTTTACCGACAGGCCCGACCGGCCCGACGGTCCCGACGACGATCCAACCCGCGACCCCGCGGATCCATGCGCCAGGCCGGAGATGCTGTACCGCCAACCCCACCTGGTGCTGGCGTATGCCCAGGCGGCATGGACCTACGTGCTCGCGCTGCTGGTGCTGCGCCAGCCTTACCGGGCGCTGGGCGGCATCCACCTGCGGGTCGGCTGCGAGCGGGTGCGGCTGCTGGAGAACGAGATCACCGGCGGTGCCGGCGATGGCATCGTGCTGGGCGGCGACCTCGATCCGCCGCCCCCGCCAAACCCGGAACCGGTGCCTGACGACGATCCGCCGGTCGCCGTCGATGCGGGCGAGCGCGGCCAGTTCCGCGGCCTGGTGCAGGATGAAGCCGGGACGGCGCTGGCTGGCGTCGCCGTGTATGTGGGATCAACCGTCGACGAAGCCCACCTGGCTCCGAGCGATACGAACGGTCGGCTCGGCATCGCGACGAAGCCGGGCCCGAACCTGCTGGCTGTCGCGCCATCTTTCCGCATCGTCCGGGTGACCCCGGTGACTGAACGGAATGGCGTCCTGCACGTGATCGTGGTCGCACCGCGACAGCAGGACCGCGCGGCACCGGCCCGCTTCCTGCACGAGATCACCATCGAAGCCAACAAGGTCACGCTGATGGGCTTGTCCGGCATCGGCTTCGCGCTGCGCGCAGGGGCCAGGCTGGCGACACGCGGCGAAGCGGCGCCGGCGGGAACGCCGAAGGAGAACCTGCTGGCCCAGGTCGACGCGGCCCTGTTCAATCTCGCGCTGGCGCCGCTGCTGCGTGCCACCCATCCGGTGCGCGACCTGGTGATCCTGAATAACCGCTTGTACCGCAACCTGCGCAACCCTTTCACGGACGCGATGCTGGAGCAGGCCCAGGAAATCGGTCGCGGCGGCATTTCGCTGGCGATCGTCGATTCGCTGTTCATCGCGGGCAACCATGTCACCGAAAACGGTGCCAGCGCGGCCGATCCGGCCTGCGGCGTGTTCGTCGGCTGGGGCAACGACGTGGAAATCACCGACAACACGCTGACCGCCAACGGCGCCACCACCGCCGGCTTCGAGGACAACCGCCGCGCCGGGCTGCGCGGCGGCATCTACGTGCGCTTCGCGGGAGCGCTCAGCGAAAGACTGTCCGCCTCCAGCGGCCGCAAGCCGGCGCTGCGCGTGCACGACAACCGTGTCGACCAGCCAGCCGGGCGGGCCCTGACGGCGTTCGCGTTCGGTCCCGTGTCGGTCGCCAATAACCACTTCAGCAGCGAGTTCACGGGGCGCTTCGGCTTCATC is part of the Pseudoduganella lutea genome and encodes:
- a CDS encoding phage tail protein; amino-acid sequence: MSTTSNPPVPLYERLPEIYRTRDAEQEPANQLRAYLAAIEGPFGALHADIAQLYEDLFIDTCDDWVIPYLADLLGTSHLQGDPRTLRADVADTIALRRRKGTLGAIERLAANLTGWACRCVELRENLGWSQHLNHQRPDAGGLPPYADPALTRFHIPRGGTAPLRDPAALSLLGTPFDTFAHTADVKAAQADVRHVNLPNLAIFLWRLAAYRLPPVRPLAQPVVDLTPAPPGTASFALRFDLHPLDLPVQLFNTARPGPALSGGVAAPLTAPDAVPGPILAARLDSGTPAGHPEAYVAVDFFNAAGMPPDGFDLADVGLHLFMPETLEALLVPVPPATEWRWLVRGDNLCAWETGLRRPLRGGEIVVDPRIGRVLIGLDTATQADELIVLDGGQAVSRMFASFTYGAAGPVGAHPVPRRAAPSPALADLRTVGAVPGGITLQAALDNLDIATAPVIIEIADSLVHDIDLALVPGTAIDGTVSLRLANDLTIRAASGQRPIVRLAQPLSLRPVAAGAATPDTPAVRLEGLFLAPGAAFPAGAALVDRAAVARLEILGCTLAPGGHALRDGTRAAMQPALRLENGYGFADQGDEDDFVPTPDIVIQRSVTGSIAVDERYRLTIADSIVDAGLGFGDAPAGVLAIGAATDPATGWGARLDFDGLTCFGAARVAAVGGLGGIFSQRFEVLDNQHGCIKWTAFSGDADRLPPHHYCVHAPDARIVFTSERFNDPGYGQLARATDRRVRELGPGDDAMGAFGFLLEAHKWANLQIRLREFMPVGVRPLVLPVT
- a CDS encoding GPW/gp25 family protein; this encodes MAQHTLSNGRHLAFPFRIGTDGRTVAPASDDTHVRDEVLQLLLTSPAERLFLPEFGGGVRRLVFEPASETLRGVVKARITNALTRWLGHRLTVQLVDVTWDDAGATLEVTVSYLPAGSADARIVRFQRNSR
- a CDS encoding baseplate J/gp47 family protein, which translates into the protein MAASPSIDYLAKDYDSFRHALMVAMAERVPGWASTSEADHDQVLIGLFAAAADELSDFQDRVMAEAYLGTTRKRVSLARHARLMDYHLHEGYQASTWLALDILAGQAPFTLANQELLVWTGSEPAREDAVFFATRQRRMPPAQRQRFDPLLNRLHLHTWRNAQPALAAGSTSADVVPQAGLGSQADADALRDLVRDGLWREMLVAEVLNPWTGNLAGYRRGRRQLLRLLPGTDAARGAAQSVFDPVTGTWLVRVHWRPEDALRFDFSFTTFCPGPPPATVEHVSVFYGNLVMAHEGRLLEVHFQEPGSTLPTDSATVLHRHYSRLDRFGNGADWAFASLPEEVTLAYLAPPPGIRAAGELVARSTLYVEVEPPGGVRDRWDEVESLVHSDDSAENGDHYMVETDELRRSVLRFGNGTNGRSLPSGAIVHADLQVGGGHAGNIGADQLVNSRALTGALTGAVAAVTNPFDVTDGRDPEPAEQVRRNAPEAFRARQLRAVTLADYVRRAEEVPGVARAVARYAWTGSWRTVRIAIDPAGFAVAGDAVSDMLWAELSPRIASHLEAVRLIGEDLELRPPRYVPLEILVVVCVADTYWREDIRDVLEQEFSDTWTPDGRRGFFHPDQWTFGQALHRSAIEGRIGRIAGIRHVVRITMKRFSAPQPGLPGREVLDMAFDEVVLLANDPAHLERGSIRFEIQGGRQ